A portion of the Sphingobacterium spiritivorum genome contains these proteins:
- a CDS encoding SelT/SelW/SelH family protein yields the protein MKPTITIEYCPKCGWMLRAAYMAQELLTTFTEELHAVTLKPSEISGRYLITVDETEIFDRKRMGRFPEIKELKQLVRDIVARDKDLGHSDRKSDA from the coding sequence ATGAAGCCAACCATTACAATAGAATACTGCCCCAAATGCGGCTGGATGTTACGTGCAGCATATATGGCACAGGAGCTCCTGACTACCTTTACAGAAGAACTCCATGCTGTAACCCTGAAACCCAGCGAAATAAGCGGACGCTACCTGATTACTGTTGATGAAACGGAAATTTTTGACCGCAAACGCATGGGACGCTTTCCTGAAATAAAAGAATTAAAACAATTAGTTCGTGATATCGTTGCCAGAGATAAAGATCTGGGGCATTCTGACAGAAAATCAGACGCATAG
- a CDS encoding exonuclease SbcCD subunit D encodes MKILHTGDWHLGKKLDFFTRIEEQRVVLEEICNIAEEEQVDAVIVAGDLFDTFNPPVEAVDLLYKTLKRLANNGARPVLAIAGNHDSPDRINAPDALARECGIIFMGYPDTAIKPIQIENGFTITRSDLGFIELQLPKHSSPLRILSTPFANEIRLKQYLGITDKGENLNEVLKNTWRTLADSYADKYGVNILVTHLYMLKRGGEILEEPDGEKPIKIGNADIVYSDGIPLQIQYTALGHLHRYQNIGGHLAPVVYSGSPLAYSFSEAGQEKKVVIIEAEANRQVQIKTRNLQSGRRLYRKRFDNTDEAVSWLQTHPNALVELTLVSETFATSQDLKRIHAAHDGIIHIIPIVRQQEQQLSAAAHINLEQDIQDLFKDYFKSRYGQEVNDELISLFNEVLNSTNDTED; translated from the coding sequence ATGAAGATACTGCATACGGGCGATTGGCATCTGGGAAAAAAACTGGACTTCTTCACAAGAATAGAAGAACAACGTGTCGTACTTGAAGAAATATGTAATATTGCAGAAGAAGAACAGGTAGATGCAGTTATTGTAGCAGGAGATCTCTTTGACACGTTCAATCCTCCGGTTGAAGCCGTAGATTTATTATATAAGACCCTCAAGAGGCTTGCTAACAATGGAGCACGCCCAGTACTTGCAATTGCTGGAAATCACGATAGTCCCGACCGTATAAATGCGCCTGACGCTCTGGCCCGTGAATGCGGAATTATATTTATGGGATACCCTGACACAGCCATCAAGCCTATTCAGATAGAAAACGGATTTACGATTACACGATCCGATCTTGGCTTTATAGAACTGCAGCTGCCAAAGCATTCTTCTCCGTTACGCATACTGTCCACTCCCTTTGCAAACGAAATTCGTCTCAAACAGTATCTGGGGATTACTGACAAAGGAGAAAATCTCAATGAGGTGCTCAAAAATACTTGGCGCACACTTGCAGATAGCTATGCAGATAAATATGGTGTAAACATTCTGGTCACTCACCTCTATATGCTAAAGCGAGGAGGCGAAATACTCGAGGAACCGGATGGAGAAAAACCCATCAAAATAGGAAATGCAGATATCGTGTATTCAGACGGAATACCTTTACAAATACAATATACCGCTTTGGGGCATCTCCATCGCTATCAGAATATAGGTGGACATCTTGCACCTGTAGTCTACAGCGGTAGTCCGCTTGCCTATTCATTTTCCGAAGCCGGACAGGAAAAGAAAGTAGTCATTATTGAAGCCGAAGCAAACAGACAGGTACAGATAAAGACACGCAATCTGCAATCCGGACGCAGGCTTTATCGCAAACGCTTCGATAATACGGACGAAGCTGTATCGTGGCTGCAGACACATCCAAATGCATTGGTAGAACTCACACTGGTAAGTGAAACATTTGCAACCTCACAGGATCTGAAACGTATTCATGCAGCACATGACGGAATCATCCATATTATACCGATCGTAAGACAACAGGAACAACAACTGTCTGCTGCAGCGCATATCAATCTTGAGCAGGATATACAGGATCTCTTCAAAGATTATTTTAAATCCAGATACGGACAAGAGGTTAATGATGAACTGATCTCTTTATTTAACGAAGTTTTGAACAGTACCAACGATACAGAAGACTAA
- a CDS encoding AAA family ATPase: MLPIYLSIEGLYSYQEKQEIDFTRLTEAGLFGIFGNVGSGKSSILEAISFALYGNTERLNSKENRSYNMLNLKSAAATIIFDFINFENRKFRFAVHWKRKKKFDQTSTIERVAYEWLQQNWVPMESADATHITNLTYQNFKRTIIIPQGQFKEFLDLKGKDRSDMMKEIFNLDKYDLGPKVSVLQIDNNRKMEHLQGALSGFEEINSGTIDLKKVALSEAKALLDTLRSAYQQTENSYKILSEAKTNRENLKEKEEQFAQLKLKQAEIIHLEKELDEYEKLVSLFREPLDRIDSLQRDQDQLELKIQNLLQEKQQTSLTLKEKEHSFQKVEKDFLKTEEFRIKISDLKNLIQIRTQQAEKNNLQSRLAKGTPILEQTRKEEQLFTEDINLQETTLEQLKSVKIDTSELIEIDNWYQRHDLLLKNKSALIEKIDLLKAQQEEITGLFTDNGYTVDNWESEITNQLQQITVDIRALTKQETDLHVQKELGRFADNLHHEEACPLCGSLDHPHPMQIHDVSIQLEDLKAKQTEITERQQQLQSLLSQTTRWSTTYQDKKVQLEAAGKELQQADEQLTALRSRFSWENFRWDDRTLFDEKKAALRQSEIQIKEAELLLKSLRVQLTETQSKAAKFERSLNEFTQQIAVIEGLITQHKIQIQAIQIEDYNNDSDHDLLTEIQSAEELIITTEEQHKTLQTAINQLHTIIASIQGKHTEALENYQTTVQKIDKLNQEILAHIEQQHLPGMRAIQLVLQKNLPVIENRKRIQDYKVAYETLQNQITELMQNSSVQDFDEELFERTKIELEEKKSAQELQIAHTGALERELQRLEQEFDKKGKLLTEFEKLSHRKDNLRTLDNMFKGSGFVNYVSSIHLQRLCDIANQRFHRLTKNQLSLIINEANEFEVIDYLNNGYHRSVKTLSGGQGFQASLCLALALAENIQSLNKADKNFFFIDEGFGTQDAESMNTVFETLQYLNKENRIVGIISHVEELKERIPMSVTVIKDLEKGSIVKMSS; encoded by the coding sequence ATGCTACCCATATATTTAAGTATAGAAGGCTTATATTCTTATCAGGAAAAACAGGAAATAGATTTCACCAGGCTTACTGAAGCGGGATTATTTGGTATATTCGGGAATGTCGGTTCCGGAAAATCCTCCATTCTCGAAGCGATTAGTTTTGCCTTGTACGGTAACACCGAACGTCTCAATTCCAAAGAGAACCGCAGCTACAATATGCTCAATCTTAAATCTGCAGCTGCTACTATCATCTTTGATTTCATCAATTTTGAAAACCGCAAGTTCAGATTTGCCGTACACTGGAAAAGAAAAAAGAAATTTGATCAGACCTCCACGATAGAACGAGTTGCTTATGAATGGCTGCAGCAGAACTGGGTCCCTATGGAATCTGCAGATGCTACCCATATCACCAATCTGACTTATCAGAATTTTAAAAGAACTATCATCATTCCTCAGGGACAGTTTAAAGAGTTTCTTGACCTAAAAGGTAAAGACCGCTCGGATATGATGAAAGAAATCTTCAACCTTGATAAATATGACCTGGGACCAAAAGTATCCGTGCTTCAGATTGATAACAACAGAAAGATGGAGCACCTTCAGGGTGCCTTATCCGGATTTGAAGAAATAAACTCAGGAACAATTGATCTGAAAAAAGTTGCTTTAAGCGAAGCTAAAGCATTATTAGACACATTAAGATCAGCATATCAACAAACAGAAAACAGTTACAAAATACTGTCTGAAGCGAAAACCAATCGTGAGAATCTGAAGGAAAAAGAAGAACAGTTTGCACAATTAAAGTTAAAACAAGCTGAAATCATTCATCTGGAAAAAGAATTGGATGAATATGAAAAACTGGTGTCCCTGTTTCGGGAACCTCTGGATAGAATCGATTCTTTACAACGGGATCAGGATCAGCTGGAACTAAAAATCCAGAATCTGTTACAGGAGAAACAGCAAACATCCCTGACACTGAAAGAGAAAGAGCATTCTTTTCAGAAAGTTGAAAAAGATTTCCTGAAAACGGAAGAGTTCAGAATAAAAATCAGTGATCTTAAAAATCTGATTCAGATAAGAACACAACAGGCTGAAAAAAATAATCTGCAAAGCCGTTTAGCTAAAGGAACACCTATACTGGAACAGACACGAAAGGAAGAACAGCTTTTTACAGAAGATATAAATCTTCAGGAAACAACTCTCGAACAGCTAAAATCTGTCAAGATCGACACTTCCGAATTGATAGAAATAGACAACTGGTACCAACGTCATGATCTTCTCCTGAAAAACAAATCTGCCCTAATCGAAAAGATTGATCTTTTAAAGGCACAGCAGGAAGAAATAACAGGTTTATTTACAGATAACGGCTATACAGTAGATAATTGGGAATCTGAAATCACTAATCAACTCCAACAGATTACCGTTGATATCAGAGCGCTAACTAAACAGGAAACTGATTTACATGTACAAAAAGAACTCGGTCGCTTTGCAGACAACCTCCATCATGAAGAAGCCTGCCCCCTTTGCGGATCTTTGGACCATCCGCACCCGATGCAGATACATGATGTCAGCATACAGTTAGAGGATTTAAAAGCAAAACAAACGGAGATTACAGAAAGACAACAGCAATTGCAATCCCTTCTCAGTCAGACGACCCGATGGAGTACAACCTATCAGGATAAAAAAGTACAACTGGAAGCTGCCGGAAAAGAGTTGCAACAGGCAGATGAGCAACTCACAGCACTCCGTTCCCGATTCAGCTGGGAAAATTTCCGCTGGGACGACCGTACGCTGTTTGACGAAAAGAAAGCAGCTTTAAGACAAAGTGAAATACAGATAAAAGAAGCAGAGCTGCTGTTAAAATCACTGCGTGTACAGCTGACAGAGACACAGAGTAAAGCAGCAAAATTCGAACGGTCGTTAAATGAGTTCACTCAACAAATTGCCGTTATAGAAGGCTTGATCACCCAGCATAAGATTCAGATACAAGCTATTCAGATTGAAGATTATAACAATGATAGCGATCACGATCTCTTAACAGAAATACAAAGCGCTGAAGAACTGATAATAACTACTGAAGAACAGCATAAAACGCTGCAGACAGCGATCAATCAACTCCACACAATAATTGCTTCTATACAAGGAAAACATACAGAGGCACTGGAGAATTACCAAACTACGGTACAAAAGATCGACAAGCTGAATCAGGAAATACTCGCTCACATCGAGCAACAACATCTGCCGGGTATGAGAGCCATTCAGCTTGTATTACAAAAAAATCTGCCTGTCATTGAAAACCGGAAACGTATACAAGACTATAAAGTAGCTTACGAAACGCTTCAAAATCAAATCACCGAGCTTATGCAGAACAGTTCGGTTCAGGATTTTGACGAAGAGCTTTTCGAACGTACAAAAATCGAATTAGAAGAAAAGAAATCTGCACAGGAATTGCAGATTGCACACACAGGAGCATTAGAACGTGAATTACAACGTTTGGAACAGGAATTCGATAAAAAAGGAAAACTTCTGACAGAGTTTGAAAAGTTGAGCCACCGTAAAGATAATCTGCGCACACTTGATAATATGTTTAAGGGTTCGGGATTTGTAAATTATGTATCGAGCATCCATTTACAACGCTTATGCGATATTGCAAATCAGCGTTTCCACCGGCTCACCAAAAATCAGCTCAGCCTCATTATCAATGAAGCCAACGAATTCGAGGTCATCGACTATCTCAACAACGGCTATCATCGTTCTGTAAAAACACTTTCCGGAGGACAGGGCTTTCAGGCATCCCTTTGTCTGGCATTAGCATTAGCCGAAAATATACAATCGCTCAATAAGGCCGATAAAAATTTCTTCTTTATTGATGAAGGTTTCGGCACACAGGATGCAGAAAGTATGAAT